From one Sus scrofa isolate TJ Tabasco breed Duroc chromosome 9, Sscrofa11.1, whole genome shotgun sequence genomic stretch:
- the VSTM2A gene encoding V-set and transmembrane domain-containing protein 2A isoform X6 — MMGTFLAYVGFVFFSVLYVQQGLSSQAKFTEFPRNVTAAEGQNVEMSCAFQSGSASVYLEIQWWFLRGPEHLEPGADVPGAQAELLPDRDPEGEGTKISTVKVQGNDISHKLQISKVRRKDEGLYECRVTDANYGELQEHKAQAYLKVNANSHNRRMQAFEASPMWLQDMKPRKNVSAAAPSGVHSSANQPAISTSSPQAVAKIPKQSPQSVL; from the exons ATGATGGGGACCTTTTTGGCGTatgttggatttgttttcttttccgtTTTATATGTGCAGCAAGGGCTTTCTTCTCAAG CAAAATTTACCGAGTTTCCGCGGAACGTGACGGCAGCCGAGGGCCAGAACGTGGAGATGTCCTGCGCTTTCCAGAGCGGCTCCGCCTCGGTGTACCTGGAGATCCAGTGGTGGTTTCTGCGGGGGCCGGAGCACCTGGAGCCCGGGGCCGACGTGCCCGGGGCACAG GCGGAGCTGCTGCCGGACCGGGACCCCGAAGGCGAAGGGACCAAGATCAGC ACAGTGAAAGTCCAAGGCAACGACATCTCTCACAAGCTTCAGATTTCCAAAGTGAGGAGAAAGGACGAGGGCCTGTACGAGTGCAGGGTGACCGACGCCAACTACGGGGAGCTTCAGGAACACAAAGCCCAGGCCTACCTGAAGGTCAACGCCAACAGCCACAATCGCAGGATGCAGGCCTTCGAGGCCTCGCCCATGTGGCTGCAAGATATGAAGCCTCGCAAGAACGTCTCCGCGGCCGCTCCCAGCGGTGTCCACAGCTCTGCCAACCAGCCGGCGATCTCCACGTCCAGCCCTCAAGCGGTAGCCAAAATCCCCAAACAAAGTCCACAATCAG TCTTGTGA
- the VSTM2A gene encoding V-set and transmembrane domain-containing protein 2A isoform X1, which yields MMGTFLAYVGFVFFSVLYVQQGLSSQAKFTEFPRNVTAAEGQNVEMSCAFQSGSASVYLEIQWWFLRGPEHLEPGADVPGAQAELLPDRDPEGEGTKISTVKVQGNDISHKLQISKVRRKDEGLYECRVTDANYGELQEHKAQAYLKVNANSHNRRMQAFEASPMWLQDMKPRKNVSAAAPSGVHSSANQPAISTSSPQAVAKIPKQSPQSAIIWSFWSRFYIFGDLAPSLPCHQEKQPDTTCQVTENPQQAGYSLIGENSKSQK from the exons ATGATGGGGACCTTTTTGGCGTatgttggatttgttttcttttccgtTTTATATGTGCAGCAAGGGCTTTCTTCTCAAG CAAAATTTACCGAGTTTCCGCGGAACGTGACGGCAGCCGAGGGCCAGAACGTGGAGATGTCCTGCGCTTTCCAGAGCGGCTCCGCCTCGGTGTACCTGGAGATCCAGTGGTGGTTTCTGCGGGGGCCGGAGCACCTGGAGCCCGGGGCCGACGTGCCCGGGGCACAG GCGGAGCTGCTGCCGGACCGGGACCCCGAAGGCGAAGGGACCAAGATCAGC ACAGTGAAAGTCCAAGGCAACGACATCTCTCACAAGCTTCAGATTTCCAAAGTGAGGAGAAAGGACGAGGGCCTGTACGAGTGCAGGGTGACCGACGCCAACTACGGGGAGCTTCAGGAACACAAAGCCCAGGCCTACCTGAAGGTCAACGCCAACAGCCACAATCGCAGGATGCAGGCCTTCGAGGCCTCGCCCATGTGGCTGCAAGATATGAAGCCTCGCAAGAACGTCTCCGCGGCCGCTCCCAGCGGTGTCCACAGCTCTGCCAACCAGCCGGCGATCTCCACGTCCAGCCCTCAAGCGGTAGCCAAAATCCCCAAACAAAGTCCACAATCAG CCATTATTTGGTCATTTTGGTCAAGATTTTACATCTTTGGAGACCTTGCCCCCTCCCTTCCATGCCATCAGGAGAAGCAGCCAGACACCACATGCCAAGTTACCGAGAACCCTCAGCAGGCAGGTTACAGCCTAATTGGTGAGAACTCCAAATCACAGAAGTGA
- the VSTM2A gene encoding V-set and transmembrane domain-containing protein 2A isoform X5, whose protein sequence is MMGTFLAYVGFVFFSVLYVQQGLSSQAKFTEFPRNVTAAEGQNVEMSCAFQSGSASVYLEIQWWFLRGPEHLEPGADVPGAQAELLPDRDPEGEGTKISTVKVQGNDISHKLQISKVRRKDEGLYECRVTDANYGELQEHKAQAYLKVNANSHNRRMQAFEASPMWLQDMKPRKNVSAAAPSGVHSSANQPAISTSSPQAVAKIPKQSPQSVHAKTLMSTRAKLAS, encoded by the exons ATGATGGGGACCTTTTTGGCGTatgttggatttgttttcttttccgtTTTATATGTGCAGCAAGGGCTTTCTTCTCAAG CAAAATTTACCGAGTTTCCGCGGAACGTGACGGCAGCCGAGGGCCAGAACGTGGAGATGTCCTGCGCTTTCCAGAGCGGCTCCGCCTCGGTGTACCTGGAGATCCAGTGGTGGTTTCTGCGGGGGCCGGAGCACCTGGAGCCCGGGGCCGACGTGCCCGGGGCACAG GCGGAGCTGCTGCCGGACCGGGACCCCGAAGGCGAAGGGACCAAGATCAGC ACAGTGAAAGTCCAAGGCAACGACATCTCTCACAAGCTTCAGATTTCCAAAGTGAGGAGAAAGGACGAGGGCCTGTACGAGTGCAGGGTGACCGACGCCAACTACGGGGAGCTTCAGGAACACAAAGCCCAGGCCTACCTGAAGGTCAACGCCAACAGCCACAATCGCAGGATGCAGGCCTTCGAGGCCTCGCCCATGTGGCTGCAAGATATGAAGCCTCGCAAGAACGTCTCCGCGGCCGCTCCCAGCGGTGTCCACAGCTCTGCCAACCAGCCGGCGATCTCCACGTCCAGCCCTCAAGCGGTAGCCAAAATCCCCAAACAAAGTCCACAATCAG
- the VSTM2A gene encoding V-set and transmembrane domain-containing protein 2A isoform X2: MMGTFLAYVGFVFFSVLYVQQGLSSQAKFTEFPRNVTAAEGQNVEMSCAFQSGSASVYLEIQWWFLRGPEHLEPGADVPGAQAELLPDRDPEGEGTKISTVKVQGNDISHKLQISKVRRKDEGLYECRVTDANYGELQEHKAQAYLKVNANSHNRRMQAFEASPMWLQDMKPRKNVSAAAPSGVHSSANQPAISTSSPQAVAKIPKQSPQSAPASLPACSRGSVKGDRLLTHGSLHPFKAMFAKLYLLEQGFI, from the exons ATGATGGGGACCTTTTTGGCGTatgttggatttgttttcttttccgtTTTATATGTGCAGCAAGGGCTTTCTTCTCAAG CAAAATTTACCGAGTTTCCGCGGAACGTGACGGCAGCCGAGGGCCAGAACGTGGAGATGTCCTGCGCTTTCCAGAGCGGCTCCGCCTCGGTGTACCTGGAGATCCAGTGGTGGTTTCTGCGGGGGCCGGAGCACCTGGAGCCCGGGGCCGACGTGCCCGGGGCACAG GCGGAGCTGCTGCCGGACCGGGACCCCGAAGGCGAAGGGACCAAGATCAGC ACAGTGAAAGTCCAAGGCAACGACATCTCTCACAAGCTTCAGATTTCCAAAGTGAGGAGAAAGGACGAGGGCCTGTACGAGTGCAGGGTGACCGACGCCAACTACGGGGAGCTTCAGGAACACAAAGCCCAGGCCTACCTGAAGGTCAACGCCAACAGCCACAATCGCAGGATGCAGGCCTTCGAGGCCTCGCCCATGTGGCTGCAAGATATGAAGCCTCGCAAGAACGTCTCCGCGGCCGCTCCCAGCGGTGTCCACAGCTCTGCCAACCAGCCGGCGATCTCCACGTCCAGCCCTCAAGCGGTAGCCAAAATCCCCAAACAAAGTCCACAATCAG CACCGGCCTCCCTCCCGGCTTGTTCACGAGGAAGCGTGAAAGGAGACAGGTTGCTGACTCATGGAAGCCTGCATCCATTCAAAGCCATGTTCGCTAAACTTTATCTGCTAGAGCAAGGATTCATCTGA
- the VSTM2A gene encoding V-set and transmembrane domain-containing protein 2A isoform X7, with protein sequence MMGTFLAYVGFVFFSVLYVQQGLSSQAKFTEFPRNVTAAEGQNVEMSCAFQSGSASVYLEIQWWFLRGPEHLEPGADVPGAQAELLPDRDPEGEGTKISTVKVQGNDISHKLQISKVRRKDEGLYECRVTDANYGELQEHKAQAYLKVNANSHNRRMQAFEASPMWLQDMKPRKNVSAAAPSGVHSSANQPAISTSSPQAVAKIPKQSPQSA encoded by the exons ATGATGGGGACCTTTTTGGCGTatgttggatttgttttcttttccgtTTTATATGTGCAGCAAGGGCTTTCTTCTCAAG CAAAATTTACCGAGTTTCCGCGGAACGTGACGGCAGCCGAGGGCCAGAACGTGGAGATGTCCTGCGCTTTCCAGAGCGGCTCCGCCTCGGTGTACCTGGAGATCCAGTGGTGGTTTCTGCGGGGGCCGGAGCACCTGGAGCCCGGGGCCGACGTGCCCGGGGCACAG GCGGAGCTGCTGCCGGACCGGGACCCCGAAGGCGAAGGGACCAAGATCAGC ACAGTGAAAGTCCAAGGCAACGACATCTCTCACAAGCTTCAGATTTCCAAAGTGAGGAGAAAGGACGAGGGCCTGTACGAGTGCAGGGTGACCGACGCCAACTACGGGGAGCTTCAGGAACACAAAGCCCAGGCCTACCTGAAGGTCAACGCCAACAGCCACAATCGCAGGATGCAGGCCTTCGAGGCCTCGCCCATGTGGCTGCAAGATATGAAGCCTCGCAAGAACGTCTCCGCGGCCGCTCCCAGCGGTGTCCACAGCTCTGCCAACCAGCCGGCGATCTCCACGTCCAGCCCTCAAGCGGTAGCCAAAATCCCCAAACAAAGTCCACAATCAG